In the genome of Rhopalosiphum padi isolate XX-2018 chromosome 1, ASM2088224v1, whole genome shotgun sequence, the window CGTATTCTTAACTAACACAGGGAATACGTTCACGCAAAGTTGATTACTTGGCATCAATCACATTCGTTGGTTTCAGATATCATTAACGATAAACGGTAGGTACTTATAGCTATAAAAACGAATGACAACTATCTAATAGgtaggtagataataatataaattacatatatataattctatattatttagtgtGAAATTGATTCCCAGGTATTATTACACACGGCGCGTTTGTGTACTGCACTATGTGTTATAAGTATTTTGAGACGGTCCATTCGATATAAATCCAATTAACTACAGCCtgttaattaactttaattaacCCCGGTGATTAACAGTGTTGTCACGATACACCCACGGGCTTTTCTCGTCGGGCCTAATGTAGATAGTTCGTCGCCCGTACGTCCGCTGTATCATCCACGGGTTGAAGAAAAGGCGGTTGGGAAAATAGAAACAGAGGGCGAGAGAGAGAAAGTGAGAGATATAGATGAGTGTGTGTGAGTGTATGTGCGCGTGAGAGAGAAAGCGAGCGAACGAGAACggggaaaagaaaaaaaaattgtatatatacatatctccCACACGGATGACCCATTTCCTCACCCCGTGCGCTGCGCGCGCACATTGAAGCCGGGCAATTTTAAGGGATGTCGCATGCGAGTAGGGTGTGTGGGTGTGTGGGCCAGCGGCCTGCCGGCAACATGGGGCAACGCACACGCAGAGTCGTCGTCCCTTCAGTCCGACACATTCCAAACGAGCCGGCAGACGCGTCATGCCAACGACCGCGAACGCTCCGGAGGACATCTGTTGAAACCGTCGTATACGCGCGATTTTACGAGCACACAACTTTTTCTCTCTCCACAGATTCTCTGCCACTCATTCTCTTTCTCTCTGGGCTTATTGTTTTTCTCGTCACCTTAgtcggatttttttttattgccattatcgttattgttatcattttttttctcacgCTTTCTGCGGGAGTCACCCACTCACCAACACGAGACAAAATCCCGTCGCCTTGTAGGTTCCAAACATTCTGATATTTATACGATCGCGAACTGGTACTAAAAAAGAGGATTTTCTCTTACCCAAACACTCGGATATTCCGCGGCCACCGCTGCCgccctaaaattataatatatatatatataaattaacgcCACTGCGATTAAGCGGCATTGATACACCACTGAGCGCGGCCACTcggcgacgacggcggcggcagtGGCGGTGGCGACCGGCAGTAAGCCAGTCAGTCAGTCAGTCGTTTACACCGCGGGCCGCGTAACCGTCGTGCTCCGCGACTAGTCTCCCGCAACGGTGTATAATACAATCGTACGTAAGCGCCGACCGGttgcagccgccgccgccgcgatcTTCGGATCGCCGTCCCGCGATCATCACTGCGGTCGCGACATGCTGCTAAACCAAAGATTGCGGCTGGGCGGCGGCCTGTTGGCGCTGGGTGTCGTGGCCCTATTCGCGGCCCACCCGCCACTGGTCAGGGGCGGTAGCTCGCACAACCTGGAGAGCCACCAGTACAAGGACTCCAGGAAGTGTCTGTTGCAGCTGACGGCCAGGACATTGGgttgtggcggcggcggtggcgtcaGGCGAACGGTCGTGGCGACCAAACGTCGGCCAGACAAACGCCAACATGGCGGCGAAACCGACAACGATTTGGATcagaacaacaataattttgattacaataattacgacgatgacgacggcggcggtggcggtgacgGCGGCGATGGTGCCGAGACACGGCAGACGTTTTACGAACCACCGCTGATCACTGACCCGAGGGACAGGATGTTGCCGGTCATCTACAGCCCGAGGCCCATGTACGCGCCGCCACGCCATCAGCAGCAACAGccgcagcaacagcaacagccgTACAACAGGTACGACGACCAAGGCGTCGCCCCGATCAACCCGTTCGAGGTGCCCATCATCATCGGTGAGTGTGTACTGCAGCTTGGACACGTGTACTTACCGTTCGTTTGCCGTGCGCTGCTcaggctttttttttttgttttgttgtttccTGCGTATGTTAACCTACGTCCTCCATAAGACGGGTTTTGGCGCCAAACGTACACGGATTCCGCGTAAACCGCAAATTCGTGGTTCATCTTTACATCCAggagcatatttttttaaaaacctaatCTTGTAGGGGGGTTGGTGTATTTtccactatttttatttttatatattttttgtatgtgaTAAAAAGGCTTTATAAAACCTACCAAAAATATAACGAAagcggtataaattatattgtctatcacgtcataatatataacactatgtgcctaataatgatttaaaaatgacgTGTTAACATTTTGACTTTGACACCgacaactgaaaatttgaaatgacGTGCCTGCAATTTACTcgtccataatatataatataacgtaaatataattttatcaacagtCGACTTATTATAGCCAAAACACGAATTTAGAATGAAATCGTTTATTTCTTTTTGataaatgagaataatataataattttcgacGCCCAACatattatcatgttattattCGTTTGAATTTATTCACTCAAAACCAATATATCgagaataaaaatgaaaatataaaaattacaagttaAGTGACAGACGTATATTCgacttttaaatttgtaaaatttaaaagtgtttagtttttttaagaAGTAACAATTGAGAAAAGATACTTTTTTCTAATACCTGTTGCACGCGTAATATCAAAAACCGACCAcagcaataaatatattattatagccgttataaccatattaaatttaatttttatatattttataataaccaataaaaataaaatattcatattatattcaacgtaATATACTGTCTAATACTTATACTTaccagaataaaaaaattaattttataaaatttttcaaacatcAATAACTACAgcattaaatagtttaataaaaagaaCCCTAtattgatgtaatattatattaaaacgttttttccaaaaaattgttattacacatt includes:
- the LOC132917934 gene encoding uncharacterized protein LOC132917934 isoform X1, with translation MLLNQRLRLGGGLLALGVVALFAAHPPLVRGGSSHNLESHQYKDSRKCLLQLTARTLGCGGGGGVRRTVVATKRRPDKRQHGGETDNDLDQNNNNFDYNNYDDDDGGGGGDGGDGAETRQTFYEPPLITDPRDRMLPVIYSPRPMYAPPRHQQQQPQQQQQPYNRYDDQGVAPINPFEVPIIIGSYQNVDVKLNQDMLPECPPTEDGFERFACPSPDKEGRFRCIDDHVLCDGYIDCPNGDDEDRKNCFFFKTTKAHLDILADALLRWARGR
- the LOC132917934 gene encoding uncharacterized protein LOC132917934 isoform X2 codes for the protein MLLNQRLRLGGGLLALGVVALFAAHPPLVRGGSSHNLESHQYKDSRKCLLQLTARTLGCGGGGGVRRTVVATKRRPDKRQHGGETDNDLDQNNNNFDYNNYDDDDGGGGGDGGDGAETRQTFYEPPLITDPRDRMLPVIYSPRPMYAPPRHQQQQPQQQQQPYNRYDDQGVAPINPFEVPIIIECPPTEDGFERFACPSPDKEGRFRCIDDHVLCDGYIDCPNGDDEDRKNCFFFKTTKAHLDILADALLRWARGR